From a region of the Listeria monocytogenes ATCC 19117 genome:
- a CDS encoding HIT family protein: MDDCIFCKIVRGEIPSAKVYEDDEVYAFLDLGQVTEGHTLVIPKKHARNTFDLPDETAAELFRRVPKIARALKEALPIQGLNILNNNEEVAFQSVFHCHIHLIPRYSKSDDFGLKWKDNADWYTQERYQEIAELIAAKVD, encoded by the coding sequence ATGGACGATTGCATTTTCTGCAAAATAGTTCGTGGCGAAATTCCTTCTGCCAAAGTGTATGAAGATGATGAAGTATATGCTTTCCTCGATTTAGGCCAAGTTACAGAAGGTCATACACTCGTAATTCCCAAAAAACATGCTAGGAACACATTCGATTTACCCGATGAAACGGCCGCTGAATTATTCCGCCGCGTACCAAAAATCGCGCGGGCATTAAAAGAAGCTTTACCGATTCAAGGATTAAATATTTTAAATAATAATGAAGAAGTTGCTTTCCAATCTGTTTTTCATTGTCATATCCATTTAATACCAAGGTATAGCAAATCAGACGACTTTGGGTTAAAATGGAAAGATAACGCAGACTGGTATACACAAGAACGTTACCAAGAAATTGCTGAACTTATTGCAGCAAAAGTAGACTAA
- a CDS encoding ATP-binding protein, translating into MRITSIDIIGYGKWSDAHFNNIANFQVFYGENEAGKSTIMAFIHSILFGFPTKQQSIPRMEPKNGGPYGGRLTLEDTPLGKVIIERLKGKATGDVRIYYGDGQTAGEEKLPEIIGEIDRNTYEAIFSFDIHGLQNIHQWKKKEFERYLLATGTTGSDALLKAAEALQKKLDSLYKPSGRNPLINQQLKKVKEAQQAFQNAKKQNAQYEQLINEKEQAIVRQTELQKEKTTMRVELDALATLADLWPLYQEWKALSNKASETTEATFPPDGVIRLEHLNLREKEWQNQLIQLEERQKNLISNNNYEHSAFFAENEAEVTYLIETYAAFGEREIQLKNLKQEIKFQQVDTKQPLRIWSSELEQTMIHLKEKEQSHKEQQHDIQLKLKFTNNSEEKLQKKIDQIEAEMWDNKTFQQAKEKMQDSPKTSKTKTMVSLGIFAVAFVLMIVFQAIWSVALVFVSALIVGYAFITTGKSSPTNNEQILAFLEQKKIRQEWQQLLNEMDMVASQIAELRAAENKLSENIYQHTMELRHFFSDLGINTEPSSNWHYELSIYKKNSEKRQLAMELISKLEPLAEKQEAYRARLENLKLPIDYTDTEEKITFLRQGLLYYRNHLTENAKLAEKLEQVTMQLDLVKQDLLLVKKEKADLLERANVSNEEDFRMAAMRVKEEQKWRERLVLIEAQLEPEKREALNRYENQATIKEKELQLEESLRQIELEQEQLHASLAAQNHAIDKLEEGGTFAVLMQEFYSEKSKLQQISAEWTETKLALQMLQNTMQQLQEGKLPKTLKLASEYFNHLTSGNYRKVYLQDNRLQVESKDRIPFFPEELSQATKEQLYLAIRFALIDVIHKDFPLPIIIDDGFVHFDSSRMGQMMQLLQKRKSENQVIFFTCHQETRKYFSSEDIRVL; encoded by the coding sequence ATGAGAATAACATCTATTGATATCATTGGTTACGGAAAATGGTCCGATGCTCATTTTAATAATATTGCCAATTTCCAAGTATTCTATGGTGAAAATGAAGCCGGAAAATCAACTATTATGGCTTTTATACATAGTATTTTGTTCGGTTTCCCAACGAAACAACAATCGATACCGCGCATGGAGCCAAAAAACGGTGGACCATATGGTGGAAGATTAACACTAGAAGACACACCTTTAGGAAAAGTCATCATTGAACGCTTGAAAGGAAAAGCAACGGGAGATGTTCGGATATATTACGGGGATGGCCAAACCGCTGGAGAAGAAAAATTACCAGAAATTATCGGTGAAATTGATCGAAACACTTATGAGGCTATTTTTTCATTTGATATACACGGACTACAAAATATTCATCAATGGAAAAAGAAAGAATTTGAACGCTATTTGTTAGCAACTGGAACAACAGGATCGGACGCTCTTCTAAAGGCAGCCGAAGCATTACAAAAAAAATTAGATAGTCTATATAAACCAAGTGGGCGAAATCCACTAATTAACCAACAACTAAAAAAAGTAAAAGAAGCCCAACAAGCTTTTCAAAACGCAAAAAAACAAAATGCGCAATATGAACAATTAATCAATGAGAAAGAGCAAGCGATAGTAAGACAAACAGAGCTACAAAAAGAAAAAACAACAATGCGAGTTGAGTTAGATGCATTAGCAACATTAGCGGATTTGTGGCCGTTATACCAAGAATGGAAAGCACTCAGTAACAAAGCTTCTGAAACAACAGAAGCTACTTTTCCGCCTGATGGAGTTATTCGTTTAGAACACTTGAATCTCCGAGAAAAAGAATGGCAAAATCAACTTATCCAACTAGAAGAACGCCAAAAAAATCTAATTAGCAACAATAATTATGAACATAGTGCTTTTTTTGCCGAAAATGAAGCAGAAGTTACTTATCTAATCGAAACTTATGCAGCTTTTGGAGAGCGAGAAATCCAGTTAAAGAATTTAAAGCAAGAGATTAAGTTTCAGCAAGTCGACACAAAACAACCACTTAGAATATGGTCGAGCGAATTAGAACAAACAATGATTCACTTAAAAGAAAAAGAACAGTCCCACAAAGAGCAACAACATGATATCCAGCTAAAATTAAAATTCACTAATAACTCCGAAGAAAAACTCCAAAAAAAGATTGATCAAATAGAAGCGGAGATGTGGGATAATAAAACATTCCAACAAGCAAAAGAAAAAATGCAGGATAGTCCTAAAACTTCTAAAACTAAGACGATGGTTTCCTTGGGCATATTTGCAGTAGCGTTCGTCTTGATGATAGTTTTCCAAGCTATTTGGAGTGTAGCACTTGTTTTTGTTTCTGCACTTATAGTGGGTTATGCTTTTATTACTACTGGAAAATCTTCTCCAACAAATAATGAGCAAATTCTAGCTTTTTTAGAACAAAAGAAAATAAGACAAGAATGGCAACAACTTTTGAACGAAATGGATATGGTTGCTTCACAAATTGCTGAATTAAGAGCAGCTGAGAATAAACTAAGCGAAAATATCTACCAACATACGATGGAACTTAGACACTTCTTTTCTGACTTGGGAATAAACACTGAACCTAGTTCGAACTGGCATTACGAACTTAGCATCTACAAAAAAAACAGTGAAAAAAGGCAATTAGCAATGGAACTTATCTCCAAACTAGAACCATTAGCAGAGAAGCAAGAAGCATATAGAGCAAGATTAGAAAACTTAAAATTGCCTATAGATTATACGGACACGGAAGAAAAAATTACTTTTCTTCGTCAAGGTTTGCTCTATTATCGAAACCACCTAACTGAAAATGCAAAGCTCGCTGAAAAATTAGAACAAGTAACGATGCAATTAGACTTAGTTAAACAAGATTTATTACTTGTAAAGAAAGAAAAGGCAGACTTGCTAGAACGTGCGAATGTGAGTAACGAAGAAGACTTTCGTATGGCTGCAATGCGCGTAAAAGAAGAACAGAAGTGGCGTGAACGATTAGTTTTAATAGAAGCGCAACTTGAACCAGAAAAGCGAGAAGCTCTAAATAGATATGAAAATCAAGCAACTATCAAAGAAAAAGAGCTCCAATTAGAAGAATCACTGCGGCAAATAGAATTAGAACAAGAGCAACTTCACGCCTCACTCGCAGCACAAAACCATGCAATAGACAAATTGGAAGAAGGCGGGACTTTCGCTGTATTGATGCAAGAATTTTATTCAGAAAAAAGCAAATTACAACAAATCTCAGCTGAGTGGACAGAAACAAAACTAGCGCTTCAAATGTTGCAAAACACGATGCAGCAGTTACAAGAAGGAAAACTTCCAAAAACATTAAAACTGGCAAGTGAATATTTTAATCATTTAACTAGTGGGAACTATAGGAAAGTATACTTACAAGATAATAGGCTTCAAGTAGAAAGTAAGGATAGAATTCCGTTCTTCCCGGAAGAACTTAGCCAAGCGACTAAAGAGCAGCTATATTTGGCTATTCGTTTTGCGCTAATTGATGTTATTCACAAAGACTTTCCACTACCAATCATTATTGATGATGGATTTGTGCATTTTGATTCCTCGAGAATGGGGCAAATGATGCAGCTGCTTCAAAAACGAAAAAGTGAAAACCAAGTCATTTTTTTCACATGCCATCAAGAAACTCGCAAATATTTTTCCAGTGAGGACATACGCGTGCTATAA
- a CDS encoding antibiotic biosynthesis monooxygenase family protein, with protein MKKVFITTGTEHYLRQLMANYTGGNVTLLQNFSQSLLYQESTGEKLFQEGAEYRVLQSSGSLKGFGVVVFEYIHLRDEEIPIFLQMYQRASLHFSETPGLQSTKLTKAMNMNKFLIISFWDSEVFFHDWKKTPLSKEITNIMKKNNTQSGFSHEDIYHYPEFSHDAK; from the coding sequence ATGAAAAAAGTATTTATCACGACTGGAACGGAGCACTACCTTCGTCAATTAATGGCAAATTATACTGGCGGAAATGTGACACTTCTACAAAACTTTTCCCAATCACTTTTGTATCAAGAGTCGACTGGTGAAAAACTTTTCCAAGAAGGCGCTGAGTATCGAGTATTGCAAAGCAGTGGTTCCTTAAAAGGTTTTGGAGTAGTCGTCTTTGAATATATCCACCTCCGCGATGAAGAAATCCCTATTTTCTTGCAAATGTATCAACGAGCGAGTTTGCATTTTAGTGAAACGCCTGGCTTGCAAAGTACAAAACTCACAAAAGCGATGAATATGAATAAATTTTTAATTATTTCCTTTTGGGATTCTGAAGTATTTTTTCATGACTGGAAAAAAACACCTTTATCCAAAGAAATTACCAATATCATGAAAAAAAATAATACTCAATCTGGATTCTCACATGAAGATATTTATCATTATCCAGAATTTTCCCATGATGCTAAATAG
- a CDS encoding metallophosphoesterase family protein, translating into MKEIQFLHMADLHLDSPFIGLSTLPQPLFSAIQESTFQSLERITTVAIKEAVDFVLIAGDIYDSEDQSVRAQARFSKEMKRLEVANIPVFMIHGNHDFIEKHKEKLTLPSNVHVFSEQVEVMSHKTATGVSVNIYGFSYNERHIRSSRVDKYKIQGNADFHIALLHGSEVSSSEEHDVYAPFRVQEISKKGFDYWALGHIHKRQLLAESPSIYYPGNIQGRNRKESGEKGASIITLSEASTTIDFIGTSPIIWEEAVITLPENSEINAFYRETTKLLESYQGRSHSYFLHIIVKMENKQKIDTNDWLQMLQEEVEITDNTFVWVHKLTTEITNQSNSQTWYESHLAGEEIKHSFETLQDESAFYQAVEALYLESGVSRYLDDLSEIDRERLLHDALMELGRTLAEVEGDDK; encoded by the coding sequence ATGAAAGAAATCCAATTTTTACATATGGCTGATTTACATTTAGATAGTCCTTTCATCGGGCTTTCGACACTACCACAGCCGCTTTTTTCTGCCATACAAGAAAGCACATTTCAATCATTAGAACGAATTACAACTGTGGCGATAAAAGAAGCAGTAGATTTCGTTTTAATTGCTGGAGATATATATGATAGTGAAGATCAAAGTGTCCGTGCTCAAGCGCGTTTTTCAAAAGAAATGAAACGGTTAGAAGTGGCGAACATCCCCGTGTTTATGATTCATGGAAATCATGATTTTATAGAAAAGCATAAAGAAAAACTCACATTACCAAGCAATGTGCACGTTTTTTCAGAGCAAGTAGAAGTAATGTCGCATAAAACCGCCACTGGTGTGAGCGTTAATATTTATGGATTTAGTTATAATGAACGTCATATTCGCTCAAGCCGAGTAGATAAATACAAGATTCAAGGTAATGCTGATTTTCACATTGCGTTATTACATGGCTCAGAAGTATCTAGTAGCGAAGAACATGATGTGTACGCCCCATTTCGTGTACAAGAAATTAGCAAAAAAGGTTTTGACTACTGGGCACTAGGTCATATTCATAAGCGACAATTGCTTGCAGAGTCTCCTAGCATTTATTACCCAGGAAATATTCAAGGTCGAAATCGCAAAGAATCAGGTGAAAAGGGCGCCAGTATCATTACATTATCAGAAGCAAGTACAACCATTGATTTCATTGGAACAAGTCCGATTATTTGGGAAGAAGCTGTAATTACCTTACCAGAAAATAGTGAGATAAATGCCTTTTACCGAGAAACTACTAAGTTGTTAGAGAGCTATCAAGGAAGAAGTCACTCTTATTTTCTTCATATAATTGTTAAGATGGAAAATAAACAAAAAATCGATACGAATGATTGGTTACAAATGCTTCAAGAAGAAGTAGAAATCACAGATAACACATTTGTATGGGTACACAAATTAACAACGGAGATAACGAATCAAAGTAATTCACAAACATGGTACGAATCACATTTAGCAGGAGAAGAAATCAAGCATTCGTTTGAGACACTACAAGATGAATCTGCTTTTTATCAAGCAGTAGAGGCTCTGTATCTTGAAAGTGGAGTGAGTAGATACTTGGATGATTTGTCTGAAATTGATCGTGAGAGGCTACTACATGATGCTTTAATGGAATTAGGGAGGACGCTTGCAGAAGTGGAAGGTGATGATAAATGA
- the yhaM gene encoding 3'-5' exoribonuclease YhaM, producing MEKRLLDFEVGETVDLFLLIKSSVKGTASNGKPFLSLVLQDKSGELEAKLWDVKESDEANYGVQQIVHLMGDIQNYRGRKQLKIRQIRQATALDGVSASEFMETAPINKEEMADEITQYIFEMKNANLQRITRALLKKYQDDFYDYPAAMRHHHEFVSGLSFHVVSMLRLAKSVADLYPSVNRDLLYAGVILHDLGKVIELSGPVSTTYTLEGNLIGHISIVVEEVSKIADELSIDGEEVVVLKHVLLSHHGKGEWGSPKPPLVREAEILHQIDLMDASLNMMDKVLKHTKPGEFSERVFGLDNRSFYNPIFE from the coding sequence ATGGAAAAAAGATTATTAGATTTTGAAGTTGGAGAAACAGTAGACCTATTCTTGCTAATTAAATCAAGTGTAAAAGGGACGGCTAGCAACGGAAAGCCATTCTTGAGTCTTGTTTTACAAGATAAATCAGGTGAATTAGAAGCAAAACTATGGGATGTTAAAGAAAGTGATGAAGCGAATTACGGGGTACAACAAATAGTTCATCTTATGGGTGATATTCAAAATTATCGTGGGCGAAAACAATTGAAAATCCGCCAAATTAGACAAGCTACAGCACTGGACGGTGTTAGTGCTAGTGAATTCATGGAAACCGCGCCAATTAATAAAGAAGAAATGGCTGATGAAATCACACAATATATTTTCGAAATGAAAAATGCGAATTTGCAACGAATTACGCGCGCATTGCTTAAAAAATATCAAGATGATTTTTATGATTATCCGGCGGCAATGCGTCATCATCATGAATTTGTTTCCGGCTTGAGTTTTCATGTAGTTTCGATGTTACGACTTGCAAAATCAGTTGCCGATCTTTACCCATCTGTTAACCGAGATTTATTATACGCAGGTGTGATTTTACATGATTTAGGAAAAGTCATTGAGCTTTCAGGCCCTGTATCAACGACGTATACACTAGAAGGTAATTTAATTGGCCATATTTCTATCGTAGTAGAAGAAGTGAGTAAAATTGCGGACGAACTTTCGATTGATGGTGAAGAGGTCGTGGTTTTAAAACATGTTCTTCTTTCTCATCACGGCAAAGGTGAATGGGGTAGTCCAAAACCACCACTTGTGCGTGAAGCAGAGATTTTACACCAAATTGATTTAATGGATGCTTCCTTGAACATGATGGATAAAGTACTAAAACATACAAAACCTGGTGAATTCAGTGAACGAGTATTTGGGTTAGATAATCGTTCGTTTTACAATCCTATATTTGAATAA
- the prsA2 gene encoding posttranslocation chaperone PrsA2, with the protein MKKKLILGLVMMMALFSLAACGGGGDVVKTDSGDVTQDELYDAMKDKYGSEFVQQLTFEKILGDKYKVSDEDVDKKFNEYKSQYGDQFSAVLAQSGLTEKSFKSQLKYNLLVQKATEANTDTSDKTLKKYYETWQPDITVSHILVADENKAKEVEQKLKDGAKFADLAKEYSTDTATKDNGGQLAPFGPGKMDPAFEKAAYALKNKGDISAPVKTQYGYHIIQMDKPATKTTFEKDKKAVKASYLESQLTTENMQKTLKKEYKDANVKVEDKDLKDAFKDFDGSSSSDSDSSK; encoded by the coding sequence ATGAAGAAGAAATTAATTCTTGGACTTGTCATGATGATGGCATTGTTCAGTCTAGCAGCGTGCGGTGGCGGTGGAGATGTCGTTAAGACAGACTCTGGCGATGTAACGCAAGATGAGCTTTACGACGCAATGAAAGATAAATATGGTTCTGAGTTTGTACAACAACTTACTTTCGAAAAAATTCTTGGAGATAAATACAAAGTAAGCGACGAAGATGTTGATAAGAAATTCAACGAGTATAAATCACAATACGGAGATCAATTCTCTGCAGTTTTAGCTCAAAGTGGCTTAACGGAGAAATCATTCAAAAGCCAACTTAAGTACAACTTGTTAGTTCAAAAAGCTACTGAAGCCAATACTGACACTAGCGACAAAACACTTAAAAAATACTATGAAACATGGCAACCAGATATTACTGTAAGCCATATTCTTGTAGCTGATGAAAACAAAGCCAAAGAAGTTGAACAAAAACTGAAAGACGGCGCAAAATTTGCTGATTTAGCAAAAGAATACTCTACAGACACTGCTACTAAAGACAATGGTGGACAATTAGCTCCATTCGGTCCTGGTAAGATGGATCCTGCATTTGAAAAAGCAGCTTATGCCCTTAAAAACAAAGGCGACATCAGCGCTCCAGTAAAAACACAATACGGATACCACATCATCCAAATGGACAAACCTGCAACAAAAACAACTTTCGAAAAAGATAAAAAAGCTGTAAAAGCTTCTTACCTTGAGTCTCAACTAACTACTGAGAACATGCAAAAAACGCTTAAAAAAGAATACAAAGATGCTAACGTAAAAGTGGAAGATAAAGACTTGAAAGATGCTTTTAAAGATTTTGATGGCTCTTCATCCAGTGATAGCGACTCATCTAAATAA
- a CDS encoding DUF3267 domain-containing protein, translated as MRCLKSINTERRDEFNRLFLKGILVWLAAVCICFLTQHLIYPDQLTNDYQLASFLGIILIYPIHKLLHILGCFKYREGTVIQWRIHFFFLPCIKLNIKRIIPKWHYIFSLILPFVIITTILIVLMLLTPIGHSGMFLILLSVHFGMSFSDFTHIKKLWKMPKNCFIESAERGFSVLISD; from the coding sequence ATGCGCTGCCTAAAATCAATCAACACAGAGCGACGAGACGAATTTAATCGACTTTTCCTAAAAGGAATTCTTGTCTGGCTAGCTGCCGTATGTATTTGTTTTTTAACACAACATTTAATCTATCCTGATCAACTTACAAATGATTATCAACTTGCTAGCTTTTTAGGTATTATATTAATTTACCCAATTCATAAATTACTTCATATTCTTGGATGTTTTAAATACCGTGAAGGAACTGTTATTCAGTGGCGTATTCACTTCTTTTTCCTTCCTTGTATTAAATTAAATATTAAGCGAATAATACCAAAATGGCATTACATTTTTTCGTTAATTCTACCATTTGTGATTATAACTACTATTTTAATCGTGTTAATGCTTTTAACGCCCATCGGACATTCAGGTATGTTCCTGATATTACTATCTGTCCACTTTGGAATGAGCTTTTCTGATTTTACACATATTAAAAAATTATGGAAAATGCCGAAGAATTGCTTTATCGAAAGTGCAGAACGCGGATTTTCTGTTTTAATTTCTGACTAA
- a CDS encoding ABC transporter ATP-binding protein, whose amino-acid sequence MALVEVEHLTGGYTKRPVLKDISFAIEEKQIVGLIGLNGAGKSTTIKHITGLMHPKQGTIKINNHQLVEDTETYRKQFSYIPETPVLYEELTLKEHLELTGMAYGISEEELQARMKPLLKEFRLEKKLNWFPAHFSKGMKQKVMIMSAFLIEPKLYIIDEPFVGLDPLGIQSLLNWMDEMRSKGASILMSTHILATAEKYCDTFIIIHQGEIRAEGTLKDLQTNFEMPGASLDEIYIQLTKEEEADEDDI is encoded by the coding sequence ATGGCTTTAGTAGAAGTTGAACACCTGACGGGCGGGTATACCAAACGTCCAGTCTTAAAAGATATTTCGTTTGCGATTGAAGAAAAACAAATTGTTGGCTTAATTGGGCTAAACGGGGCAGGGAAAAGTACGACCATTAAGCATATAACTGGTCTAATGCATCCTAAACAAGGAACGATTAAAATCAATAATCACCAATTAGTGGAAGATACAGAAACATATAGAAAGCAATTCTCTTATATCCCTGAAACACCTGTATTATATGAAGAATTAACCTTAAAAGAACATTTAGAATTAACAGGTATGGCTTATGGTATATCAGAAGAAGAACTGCAAGCAAGAATGAAGCCTCTTTTAAAGGAGTTTCGTTTAGAGAAAAAACTTAATTGGTTTCCAGCCCATTTTTCTAAAGGGATGAAACAAAAAGTAATGATTATGTCGGCTTTCTTAATTGAACCTAAATTATATATCATTGATGAGCCTTTTGTTGGTTTAGATCCACTTGGTATTCAGTCATTACTTAACTGGATGGACGAAATGCGTAGTAAAGGTGCAAGCATTTTAATGTCAACGCATATACTTGCAACGGCTGAGAAATATTGCGATACGTTCATTATTATTCATCAAGGCGAGATTCGCGCAGAGGGAACGCTGAAAGACTTGCAAACAAACTTCGAAATGCCGGGAGCTTCACTTGATGAAATTTACATTCAGTTGACAAAGGAAGAGGAAGCTGATGAAGATGATATTTGA
- the hemE gene encoding uroporphyrinogen decarboxylase, whose amino-acid sequence MTKITNDLFLKAARKEQVDRIPVWYMRQAGRSQPEYRKLKEKYSLFEITHQPEICAYVTKLPVDQYGVDAAILYKDIMTPLPGMGVDVEIKSGIGPVIHNPIRSFQDVEKLTMFKPEIEVPYVLDTIKLLADDMLDVPLIGFAGAPFTLASYMIEGGPSKNYHQTKSFMYREPEVWAILMEKLGRMTANYLIAQINAGASAVQLFDSWVGALSRADYAEYIRPVIEMIVREVKAVHPTTPIIMQAVGASHLLAEWETMPLDVVGVDWRETITSARKKVPTKAIQGNLDPSTLLAPEKCLKEANRILQEGVLEPGYIFNLGHGVFPEVPPEMLKKLTNYIHERSEILLKKDDIK is encoded by the coding sequence ATGACAAAAATAACGAATGATTTATTTTTAAAAGCAGCGCGAAAAGAACAAGTTGACCGAATTCCGGTTTGGTATATGAGACAAGCAGGGAGATCCCAACCAGAATACCGCAAATTAAAAGAAAAATACTCTCTATTTGAAATTACTCATCAGCCAGAAATATGTGCTTACGTAACCAAATTACCAGTAGATCAATATGGTGTTGATGCAGCCATTTTATACAAAGATATTATGACACCACTTCCGGGGATGGGAGTAGACGTTGAAATCAAATCTGGTATTGGTCCAGTCATACATAATCCTATTAGATCTTTCCAAGATGTAGAAAAACTGACAATGTTCAAACCAGAAATAGAAGTTCCTTATGTCCTAGATACGATAAAATTATTGGCAGATGATATGCTAGATGTACCTTTAATTGGCTTTGCAGGTGCACCATTTACTTTGGCTAGCTATATGATAGAAGGTGGTCCATCGAAAAATTATCACCAAACAAAAAGTTTTATGTATCGCGAGCCAGAAGTTTGGGCAATACTAATGGAAAAACTTGGTCGAATGACTGCGAATTATTTAATTGCGCAAATTAATGCGGGCGCTTCTGCGGTGCAATTGTTTGATTCTTGGGTAGGGGCACTTAGTCGAGCTGACTATGCTGAATACATTCGACCAGTAATCGAAATGATTGTTAGAGAAGTGAAAGCAGTTCATCCAACAACCCCAATTATTATGCAAGCAGTTGGCGCGAGTCATCTTTTAGCAGAATGGGAAACAATGCCGCTTGATGTTGTTGGCGTCGATTGGCGTGAAACCATCACAAGTGCTCGGAAAAAAGTTCCAACAAAAGCAATTCAAGGAAATCTGGATCCGTCCACACTTCTTGCACCAGAGAAATGTTTAAAAGAAGCAAATCGTATTTTGCAAGAAGGCGTACTAGAACCAGGTTATATTTTTAATTTAGGACATGGCGTTTTCCCGGAAGTACCACCAGAAATGTTGAAGAAACTAACTAATTACATCCATGAACGTAGCGAAATTCTATTAAAAAAGGATGATATAAAATGA
- a CDS encoding ABC transporter permease yields MKMIFDSKALWKERFSAYTTEVMRYLRYMFNDHLLFVLVIGLGAGIFYYAGWVKTLEPTFPVIPLMVILLTASIAISPVATLLKKPDIVYLIVQEKAMDSYFTQAKIASFFMQLYVFVIVLGVCMPMYVEVTKVPYSQFFTLFIVLSMLKVWNIYFGWESMKLEEADTTWMFIRVILNAILIYIALVAAPYISIPLVLVVLVASYYWLRTKTAKVTLRWEYLVDKEEARMNRFYRLVNLFTDVPHLRGTVRRRSYLDFLYQPIPYAKRKTFAYLFSRTFIRTNEYAGLYIRLTVIAVILLVFVQGFYLNIIFSLLFLYLTGFQFIPMLKHYDAQIMLRLYPINDRYRHRSFIHFLRILLLAQALLFSVIGIAQNGTISGMIILGINLAFVVIFTFLYAPVRMKKMYE; encoded by the coding sequence ATGAAGATGATATTTGACAGCAAAGCGCTTTGGAAAGAACGTTTTAGTGCCTATACGACCGAAGTCATGCGCTATCTTCGTTATATGTTTAATGATCATTTGCTTTTTGTGCTTGTGATTGGACTTGGAGCGGGGATTTTTTATTACGCTGGTTGGGTGAAGACGCTTGAACCCACATTTCCCGTTATTCCGTTAATGGTTATTTTACTCACTGCTTCAATTGCCATTAGTCCTGTTGCCACGTTGCTGAAAAAACCGGATATTGTTTACTTAATTGTACAGGAAAAAGCAATGGATAGTTATTTTACCCAAGCAAAAATAGCGAGCTTCTTTATGCAATTATATGTTTTTGTAATTGTGCTTGGGGTTTGTATGCCGATGTATGTGGAAGTGACAAAGGTTCCGTACAGCCAGTTTTTCACTTTGTTTATTGTCCTCAGTATGCTAAAAGTGTGGAACATTTATTTTGGTTGGGAAAGTATGAAATTAGAAGAGGCGGATACAACGTGGATGTTTATTCGTGTTATCCTTAATGCTATTTTAATTTATATTGCGTTAGTCGCCGCACCTTACATTTCTATTCCTTTGGTTTTGGTAGTACTTGTGGCGAGTTACTACTGGCTTCGAACTAAAACGGCAAAAGTAACTTTACGCTGGGAATATTTAGTGGATAAAGAAGAAGCGCGGATGAATCGGTTCTATCGTTTAGTGAATCTATTTACGGATGTACCTCATTTGCGAGGAACGGTTCGGAGACGGAGTTATCTCGATTTTCTTTATCAGCCAATTCCTTATGCGAAAAGAAAAACATTTGCTTATTTGTTCAGTCGGACATTTATTAGAACAAATGAATATGCCGGTCTTTACATTAGACTTACCGTAATTGCCGTGATTTTACTCGTGTTTGTTCAAGGTTTTTATTTAAATATCATTTTCTCACTACTATTTTTGTATTTAACTGGTTTTCAATTCATCCCGATGTTAAAACATTATGATGCACAAATTATGCTACGACTTTATCCGATTAATGATCGTTATCGTCATCGCAGTTTTATTCACTTTCTTCGGATTTTGTTACTCGCTCAAGCACTACTCTTTAGTGTGATTGGCATTGCACAAAATGGGACCATCAGTGGGATGATCATTTTAGGAATTAATTTGGCTTTTGTAGTTATCTTTACGTTCCTTTATGCACCAGTCAGAATGAAAAAAATGTACGAATAA
- a CDS encoding YtxH domain-containing protein, which yields MNKKSLIFGILAGGAIGAAASVLFAPKSGNELRKDIVAKSGEASVILKELAYNANELIQSVQVLGTEGSTLLKDVSSDIMESVSKWNEEMEPEKKRLKDEIKDMQKTISDLEKTLKKDNK from the coding sequence ATGAATAAAAAATCACTTATTTTCGGTATTTTAGCTGGTGGGGCAATTGGAGCCGCAGCCTCGGTATTATTTGCTCCAAAATCCGGCAATGAGCTTCGAAAAGATATTGTCGCTAAATCAGGTGAAGCAAGTGTTATTTTGAAAGAACTCGCATATAATGCAAATGAACTTATCCAATCCGTTCAAGTTCTCGGCACAGAAGGTTCCACTTTATTAAAAGATGTTTCTTCTGACATCATGGAATCTGTTTCCAAATGGAATGAAGAAATGGAACCTGAGAAGAAACGCCTAAAAGACGAGATTAAAGATATGCAAAAAACAATTTCCGACTTAGAAAAAACGCTAAAAAAAGATAATAAATAA